One window from the genome of Cucumis melo cultivar AY chromosome 10, USDA_Cmelo_AY_1.0, whole genome shotgun sequence encodes:
- the LOC127151224 gene encoding photosystem I reaction center subunit XI, chloroplastic-like, with translation MQCKDVNGVLKLLQPTYQVIQPINGDPFIGSLETPVTSSPLIAWYLSNLPAYRTAVSPLLRGIEVGLAHGFFLVGPFVKAGPLRNTTYAGGAGSLAAGGLIVILSICLTMYGVASFNEGEPSTAPSLTLTGRKKTPDPLQTADGWAKFSGGFFFGGISGVIWAYFLLYVLDLPYYVK, from the coding sequence ATGCAATGCAAAGATGTTAATGGGGTATTGAAACTGTTGCAGCCAACTTACCAAGTGATCCAGCCAATCAATGGAGACCCATTCATTGGAAGCCTTGAGACTCCAGTAACCTCAAGCCCACTGATAGCATGGTACCTTTCAAACCTCCCCGCCTACAGAACAGCAGTCAGTCCATTGCTGAGGGGAATTGAAGTGGGCCTGGCTCACGGTTTCTTTCTGGTTGGTCCATTTGTCAAAGCTGGCCCTCTAAGGAACACAACCTACGCCGGAGGAGCAGGCTCACTGGCTGCCGGTGGTCTCATTGTCATTTTGAGCATCTGCTTGACAATGTATGGTGTTGCATCATTCAATGAAGGAGAGCCATCTACCGCACCATCATTGACTTTGACTGGCAGGAAGAAGACCCCTGATCCTCTGCAAACAGCCGATGGGTGGGCAAAATTCTCAGGCGGGTTCTTCTTCGGCGGTATCTCCGGTGTGATCTGGGCATACTTCCTCCTCTATGTCTTGGACCTCCCTTACTACGTCAAGTAG